One window of the Niallia circulans genome contains the following:
- a CDS encoding energy-coupling factor ABC transporter ATP-binding protein: protein MDQKILLKVEDVSFKYEEQSEYALNRVSFHVNAGEWVAIVGHNGSGKSTLAKLLNGLQFSHEGSIVIDGIPITEETVWDIRKKVGMVFQNPDNQFVGTTVKDDVAFGLENNAVPRSEMVTRVERSLEKVKMLSFLDQEPHHLSGGQKQRVAIAGIIALKPEIIILDEATSMLDPQGREEVFDIMRELQKENMTIISITHDLDEAAKADRIIVMNKGRVYKEGNPKEIFKLQKELVEIGLDIPFTIKIRESLINKGISLEEIYLTEEELVTGIWTSHFKK from the coding sequence ATGGACCAAAAGATTTTACTAAAGGTTGAAGATGTATCCTTTAAATATGAGGAGCAGTCAGAATATGCCCTTAATCGCGTTTCTTTTCATGTAAACGCTGGTGAGTGGGTTGCGATAGTTGGACATAATGGTTCAGGTAAATCTACGTTAGCTAAGTTATTAAATGGATTACAATTCTCTCATGAAGGTTCTATAGTAATAGACGGTATTCCGATAACAGAGGAGACTGTCTGGGACATAAGGAAAAAGGTAGGAATGGTATTCCAGAATCCTGATAATCAGTTTGTTGGTACAACGGTGAAGGATGATGTGGCTTTTGGTTTAGAAAATAACGCTGTTCCAAGAAGTGAGATGGTAACAAGAGTAGAGCGTTCTTTGGAAAAAGTAAAGATGTTATCTTTTCTTGATCAAGAGCCGCACCATCTATCTGGAGGACAAAAACAGAGAGTCGCTATTGCAGGAATTATTGCATTGAAACCTGAAATTATCATATTAGATGAGGCTACCTCTATGCTTGATCCCCAGGGAAGAGAAGAAGTCTTTGATATTATGAGAGAGCTGCAAAAAGAAAATATGACCATTATTTCGATTACTCATGACCTAGATGAGGCTGCTAAGGCAGACCGGATTATCGTAATGAATAAGGGTAGAGTATATAAGGAAGGTAATCCTAAGGAAATATTTAAACTGCAGAAGGAACTTGTTGAAATAGGTTTAGATATACCTTTTACTATTAAGATTAGGGAAAGCTTAATAAACAAAGGTATTTCATTAGAGGAAATATATTTAACAGAAGAAGAGTTGGTGACAGGCATATGGACATCTCACTTCAAAAAGTAG
- a CDS encoding energy-coupling factor ABC transporter ATP-binding protein has product MDISLQKVEYRYQENSPFERLAIEDVSFDIPSGSYVAVIGHTGSGKSTILQHLNALLTPSKGKVVIGDRTLEGGQKHKNLRSIRQRVGIVFQFPEQQLFEETVEKDICFGPLNFGIPESEAKIRAVKALSEVGLSEDFLMKSPFDLSGGQMRRIAIAGVLAMEPDVLVLDEPTAGLDPRGRREIMDMFYKLHKERNLTTVLVTHSMEDAAHYADQIVIMNKGKVHRQGTPIEIFKEAEDLAAIGLNVPEVVRFQKKVEAKFGVKMERVHLNMEDFTDELAVYLQKKVGSS; this is encoded by the coding sequence ATGGACATCTCACTTCAAAAAGTAGAGTATCGTTACCAGGAAAATTCTCCGTTTGAGCGATTGGCGATAGAGGATGTAAGTTTTGATATTCCCTCAGGAAGCTATGTTGCCGTTATAGGTCATACTGGTTCAGGTAAATCTACCATTTTACAGCATCTTAATGCTCTTTTAACACCGTCTAAAGGGAAAGTGGTAATAGGTGACCGTACACTTGAAGGTGGACAGAAACATAAGAACTTGCGGAGTATCCGGCAAAGAGTAGGGATTGTTTTTCAGTTTCCAGAACAACAGTTGTTTGAAGAAACAGTAGAAAAGGATATCTGTTTTGGCCCTCTTAATTTTGGTATTCCTGAATCAGAAGCAAAGATAAGAGCTGTAAAGGCATTAAGTGAGGTAGGATTGTCTGAAGATTTTCTCATGAAATCTCCTTTTGATTTATCAGGTGGTCAGATGAGAAGAATAGCTATTGCTGGTGTGCTGGCTATGGAACCAGATGTACTTGTATTAGACGAGCCGACAGCTGGTTTAGATCCAAGAGGCAGACGAGAAATTATGGATATGTTTTATAAGCTTCATAAAGAGCGAAATTTAACGACTGTTCTAGTTACACATAGTATGGAGGATGCTGCTCATTATGCAGATCAAATAGTCATTATGAATAAAGGGAAAGTTCATCGTCAAGGGACTCCAATAGAAATTTTTAAAGAAGCAGAGGATTTAGCTGCTATTGGATTGAATGTTCCTGAAGTTGTACGATTCCAAAAGAAAGTAGAAGCAAAATTCGGAGTGAAGATGGAACGGGTTCACTTAAACATGGAAGATTTTACGGATGAGTTAGCAGTGTATCTTCAGAAGAAAGTAGGGAGCAGTTAA
- a CDS encoding energy-coupling factor transporter transmembrane component T family protein yields MGKMIIGRFIPVDSTLHRMDPRSKLLLVFLFICIVFLANNIWSYLLLIVYVGTLVAISNVPIKYIYLGLRPIFWLIIFTFILHIFFTKNGELLFEWGWITIYKEGIRMGILISIRFFLLIIMTSLLTLTTTPIELTDAIETLLGPLKKVKFPVYELALMMSISLRFIPTLMDETEKIMKAQMARGVEFSSGSIKSRVQAIIPLLIPLFVNSFKRAEELAIAMEARGYQGGEGRTKYRQLIWNPIDTIMIIILILITAMLFVLRT; encoded by the coding sequence ATGGGAAAAATGATTATAGGGCGTTTTATTCCCGTTGATTCTACATTACACAGAATGGACCCCCGTTCCAAGTTACTACTTGTTTTCCTATTTATTTGTATTGTGTTTTTGGCTAATAATATTTGGAGCTATTTGCTATTGATTGTATATGTAGGTACTTTAGTCGCCATCTCCAATGTACCGATTAAGTACATTTATTTAGGACTGAGGCCAATTTTTTGGTTAATTATTTTTACGTTTATTTTGCATATTTTTTTCACGAAAAATGGAGAGCTATTGTTTGAATGGGGATGGATTACGATTTATAAAGAAGGTATTAGAATGGGGATTCTCATTTCTATTCGCTTCTTCTTGCTCATTATCATGACATCCTTGCTTACATTAACAACAACGCCAATCGAGTTAACGGATGCAATTGAAACACTATTAGGACCACTAAAAAAGGTGAAATTTCCTGTTTATGAACTGGCTCTTATGATGTCTATCTCCCTGCGCTTTATTCCAACTTTAATGGATGAAACAGAAAAGATTATGAAGGCTCAGATGGCAAGAGGAGTAGAATTCTCTAGTGGCTCCATTAAAAGCCGTGTACAAGCAATTATTCCTTTATTGATTCCTTTATTTGTTAACTCCTTTAAAAGAGCAGAGGAGCTTGCTATTGCGATGGAAGCACGTGGCTATCAAGGTGGAGAAGGAAGAACGAAATACCGCCAATTAATCTGGAATCCTATTGATACCATAATGATTATTATTCTGATACTAATAACAGCTATGCTGTTTGTATTAAGAACATAA
- the truA gene encoding tRNA pseudouridine(38-40) synthase TruA, which produces MQRYKCTVSYDGSNYSGFQIQPKDRTVQGEIERALRRLHKGVEVKIQASGRTDAGVHAKGQVIHFDSSLDIPADKWPIALNTLLPHDIVVADAEIVPDSFHARYNVTAKEYRYFIQLGERRDPFKRNYAYYYPYALNMEAMREALCYFIGEYDFTSFCSAKTDKERKVRTITGVKLTEEDNMLIFSFQGNGFLYNMVRIMVGTLLDVGRGKKLPQDIPVILEKKDRKAAGKTASANGLYLWKVWY; this is translated from the coding sequence ATGCAAAGATATAAATGTACAGTTAGCTATGATGGATCAAATTACAGTGGGTTTCAAATTCAGCCAAAGGATCGAACCGTACAAGGGGAAATCGAAAGGGCTTTAAGAAGGCTCCATAAAGGAGTAGAAGTAAAGATTCAGGCTTCTGGTAGAACGGATGCTGGCGTTCATGCTAAGGGACAAGTCATTCATTTTGATAGCTCTCTTGATATACCTGCAGATAAGTGGCCGATTGCTCTAAATACTCTTTTGCCCCACGATATTGTGGTTGCAGATGCAGAGATAGTACCTGACTCCTTTCATGCCAGATATAATGTAACAGCGAAAGAGTATCGCTATTTTATTCAATTAGGAGAGCGGAGAGATCCCTTTAAACGTAATTATGCCTATTATTATCCATATGCTCTAAATATGGAGGCGATGAGGGAAGCACTTTGTTATTTTATTGGAGAGTATGATTTTACTAGTTTTTGCTCTGCTAAAACAGACAAAGAAAGAAAAGTAAGAACGATTACTGGAGTAAAGCTTACAGAGGAAGACAATATGTTAATTTTTTCTTTCCAAGGGAATGGATTCCTTTATAATATGGTGCGGATTATGGTCGGTACCTTATTAGATGTAGGAAGAGGGAAAAAGTTACCACAAGATATTCCCGTAATTTTAGAGAAAAAGGATAGAAAGGCAGCAGGAAAAACAGCCTCTGCAAATGGATTGTATCTTTGGAAAGTATGGTATTAA
- the rplM gene encoding 50S ribosomal protein L13 — MRTTFMANSNNVDRKWYVIDAEGQTLGRLASEIASILRGKHKPTFTPHVDTGDHVIILNASKIELTGKKLTDKIYYRHSMHPGGLKQRTALEMRTNYPEQMLELAIKGMLPKNSLGRQMFRKLHVYAGSEHPHQAQQPEVYELRG; from the coding sequence ATGCGTACAACGTTTATGGCTAATTCAAACAATGTTGATCGTAAATGGTACGTAATTGATGCTGAAGGCCAAACTTTAGGTCGTCTTGCTAGTGAGATTGCATCAATTCTACGTGGTAAACATAAACCAACTTTCACACCTCATGTGGATACTGGTGATCATGTAATTATTTTAAATGCTTCAAAAATTGAATTGACTGGTAAAAAATTAACTGACAAAATTTACTACCGTCACTCTATGCACCCAGGTGGATTAAAGCAAAGAACTGCTTTAGAAATGCGTACTAACTACCCAGAGCAAATGTTAGAACTTGCAATCAAAGGTATGCTTCCAAAGAATTCTCTTGGTCGTCAAATGTTTAGAAAATTACACGTATATGCTGGTAGCGAACATCCGCACCAAGCTCAACAACCAGAAGTTTACGAACTTCGTGGATAA
- the rpsI gene encoding 30S ribosomal protein S9, with amino-acid sequence MAQVQYIGTGRRKSSVARVRLVPGDGQIIINGREIENYIPFAALREVVKQPLVATETTGSYNILVNVNGGGYTGQAGAIRHGIARALLQVDPEYRPTLKRAGLLTRDARMKERKKYGLKGARRAPQFSKR; translated from the coding sequence ATGGCACAGGTTCAATATATCGGTACTGGTCGTCGTAAAAGCTCTGTTGCTCGTGTACGTTTAGTTCCAGGTGACGGACAAATCATCATCAATGGTCGTGAAATCGAAAATTATATCCCGTTTGCAGCTTTACGCGAAGTTGTTAAACAACCATTAGTGGCTACTGAAACAACTGGAAGCTACAATATTTTAGTAAATGTTAACGGTGGAGGTTATACTGGTCAAGCTGGCGCTATCCGTCATGGTATCGCACGTGCTTTACTTCAAGTAGATCCTGAATACCGTCCAACATTAAAACGCGCAGGATTATTAACTCGTGACGCTCGTATGAAAGAACGTAAAAAATACGGTCTTAAAGGCGCTCGTCGTGCACCTCAGTTCTCAAAACGTTAA
- a CDS encoding CPBP family intramembrane glutamic endopeptidase, with amino-acid sequence MIDKKTTVQFTLLTFSIAYFVSGALIVLGPFGYSVHNWVHTFQQFLMNIPFAIYILSPAIGSYVVLKKNKKIADFKEWLKTVFYIKNNIFVYLFVVAGLALYFLIHIAVSDRTEIVLPFYTFFLSLPGNLIIGGLEEAGWMYILQPKLNKKYGFVVSSVITGIIWTVWHIPLFFIPGTNHGEGLINFGMFVVQLIAFRFFHGAIYKISGKGFVFMSVLFHTMFNAASPIFGTMTMTWTGTIAANTAIILVSILTVVIYEKKSMTIMQVRKL; translated from the coding sequence ATGATAGATAAAAAAACCACAGTACAATTTACGCTGCTGACTTTTAGCATAGCATATTTTGTGTCAGGTGCCTTGATTGTTCTTGGGCCATTCGGATATTCAGTTCACAATTGGGTTCACACATTCCAGCAATTCTTGATGAATATTCCTTTTGCAATTTATATTTTGTCGCCTGCTATTGGTTCATATGTCGTTTTGAAGAAAAATAAAAAAATAGCAGATTTTAAGGAATGGTTGAAAACTGTTTTTTATATCAAAAACAACATATTTGTCTATTTGTTTGTTGTTGCAGGGCTTGCACTGTATTTCTTAATCCATATAGCAGTTTCAGACCGCACAGAAATAGTGCTTCCGTTTTATACGTTTTTTCTTTCGCTGCCTGGTAATCTTATTATTGGCGGCTTAGAGGAAGCTGGCTGGATGTACATATTGCAGCCTAAACTCAACAAAAAATACGGCTTTGTTGTATCTTCTGTTATCACTGGGATTATTTGGACTGTATGGCACATTCCCCTTTTCTTCATTCCGGGGACGAATCACGGTGAAGGGCTTATTAACTTTGGGATGTTTGTAGTTCAACTCATTGCTTTTCGATTTTTCCACGGGGCAATCTACAAAATTTCAGGAAAAGGCTTTGTCTTTATGTCCGTATTATTCCATACCATGTTCAATGCAGCATCCCCTATCTTTGGTACCATGACGATGACCTGGACGGGAACAATTGCTGCAAATACTGCGATCATTCTTGTGTCCATTTTAACTGTTGTGATATATGAAAAAAAGAGCATGACAATAATGCAAGTTAGAAAGCTATAG
- a CDS encoding glycoside hydrolase family 1 protein → MNNNNEFLWGSATAAYQCEGAWKEDGKGLNEWDSFNHKSPLNILNVNGDVASDFYHRYKEDIDLMAEGNQNTYRFSISWARIIPNGVGEVNVKGIEFYNNVIDYCLEKGIIPNVTLFHYDLPNEMAKIGGWENRKVVDAFNEYAKVCFEHFGDRVKIWSTINEPRYYAYCSYIVGNYPPNYKADFGRFWTVVYNLMLGSAKAVQTYKKLSLDGNIGVVHDNGNVELDPTTKEKGLVKLRADIFYNRIILDTAVLGKLPAELIAVLEDNNVSTTFIHEEDFVEFARGKIDYIGLNLYNRQYVTDYSEGETEVFHNNKGKGSNSKEGIRIKNMFETSFDPKVKRNLWGREVYPKCMYNALMEIKEKYGDILVYITENGHGQYETPDENGYVEDKERIKLVGEFIDYMLKAREEGVNVQGYYMWSTMDIYSWINGYEKRYGLVRVDFENNHKRIPKESYYWFKDLIAAKRNI, encoded by the coding sequence ATGAATAATAATAATGAGTTTTTATGGGGATCAGCTACTGCAGCTTATCAATGTGAAGGAGCATGGAAAGAGGATGGGAAAGGTTTAAACGAATGGGATAGTTTTAATCATAAGAGTCCATTGAATATTTTGAATGTAAATGGTGATGTTGCAAGTGACTTTTATCACAGATATAAGGAAGATATTGATTTAATGGCAGAAGGAAATCAAAATACTTACCGCTTTTCGATTTCCTGGGCTCGTATTATTCCTAATGGAGTCGGTGAAGTGAATGTAAAGGGAATTGAATTTTATAATAACGTTATCGACTATTGTTTGGAAAAAGGCATTATTCCAAATGTTACGTTATTCCATTATGATCTTCCAAATGAAATGGCAAAGATTGGTGGATGGGAAAATCGAAAAGTTGTGGATGCCTTTAATGAATATGCAAAAGTATGCTTTGAACATTTCGGGGATCGAGTTAAAATTTGGTCTACTATTAATGAGCCAAGGTATTATGCATATTGCAGCTATATAGTAGGAAACTATCCGCCAAATTACAAAGCAGACTTCGGACGTTTTTGGACAGTAGTTTATAACCTTATGCTAGGGAGTGCTAAGGCTGTTCAGACGTATAAAAAATTAAGTTTGGATGGGAATATTGGTGTTGTTCATGATAACGGTAATGTGGAGCTAGATCCTACTACAAAAGAAAAAGGACTAGTAAAACTAAGAGCGGATATTTTTTATAACCGAATTATACTAGATACAGCCGTATTAGGAAAATTGCCTGCCGAGTTAATAGCAGTTTTAGAAGACAATAATGTTAGTACAACGTTTATTCATGAAGAGGATTTTGTTGAATTTGCAAGAGGAAAGATTGATTATATTGGATTAAACCTATATAACCGTCAATATGTAACAGATTATTCTGAGGGTGAGACGGAAGTTTTTCACAATAATAAAGGAAAAGGCTCCAATTCCAAGGAAGGCATTCGTATTAAGAATATGTTTGAAACTTCATTTGACCCAAAAGTAAAAAGGAATCTTTGGGGCAGGGAAGTCTATCCCAAATGTATGTATAATGCACTGATGGAAATTAAAGAAAAATATGGTGATATTTTGGTCTATATCACTGAAAACGGACATGGTCAATATGAAACCCCGGATGAAAATGGCTATGTTGAAGATAAAGAGAGAATTAAATTAGTAGGAGAGTTTATTGACTATATGCTAAAAGCACGTGAAGAGGGGGTCAATGTCCAAGGTTATTATATGTGGTCAACAATGGATATATATAGTTGGATAAATGGCTATGAAAAAAGATATGGTTTAGTTCGAGTTGATTTTGAAAATAATCATAAGCGGATTCCAAAGGAAAGTTACTACTGGTTTAAAGACTTAATAGCAGCAAAAAGAAATATTTAA
- a CDS encoding PTS transporter subunit EIIC, producing MKYVNMSKQVLEHIGGVDNLNHVEHCATRLRLHYNSKKLVNEEALKGIENVVGIVSKAGQVQVIIGPNVNEAYNDFLEVSGWKEEQHSGSDSAAEEPEDKKAMYYVNKFGSFMATIFMPIVPALITGGIILALRNLMINYFGVDMESGTAVILNAIFSAAFTFLPVYIGFTMAKRLKMEPIMGAFLGALLVSSNISGVEGLDFLGISIPVVDYASSVLPIMLGVGLMYFVDKFFQKYIPETVKYFLKPLFTMIVVVPITLIALGPIGTVLSDYVGVGVTNMMDTIGGIAMPILAAFYPYMVMLGLDKAIMPIGFNSVASIGYDPVVMVMGFISNLCIGGTALAVATTIKNDKSKKGMITSFGVTALCGVTEPAFYGALIMRPKVLIGTAIGAVSAGLVAGIFGLVSYVMGGCPGLLTALFFMDNDGGFGNLFLAAIVAIVAIVVSFVASKIILSKTEANKNAKFEPELDKVL from the coding sequence ATGAAATATGTTAACATGTCGAAACAAGTACTTGAACACATTGGTGGTGTCGATAACTTGAATCATGTTGAACACTGTGCAACTAGGCTTCGCTTACATTACAATAGTAAAAAGCTTGTAAATGAAGAAGCGTTAAAAGGAATTGAAAATGTTGTAGGCATTGTAAGCAAAGCTGGACAGGTTCAAGTCATTATTGGTCCGAATGTTAATGAAGCATATAATGATTTCTTAGAAGTATCAGGATGGAAAGAGGAACAGCACAGTGGTTCAGATTCAGCAGCAGAAGAACCTGAGGACAAGAAAGCAATGTATTATGTGAATAAATTTGGTAGTTTTATGGCAACGATCTTCATGCCGATTGTTCCGGCATTGATTACAGGAGGTATCATTCTAGCACTTAGGAATTTAATGATTAATTACTTTGGTGTTGATATGGAATCTGGAACGGCAGTAATTTTGAATGCCATATTTAGTGCTGCGTTTACTTTCCTGCCGGTTTACATTGGTTTCACAATGGCAAAACGATTAAAAATGGAACCAATTATGGGGGCATTCTTAGGAGCCCTTTTGGTTAGTTCCAATATTAGCGGTGTCGAGGGACTAGATTTCTTAGGAATCTCCATACCAGTGGTTGATTATGCAAGCAGTGTTTTACCCATTATGCTTGGTGTAGGACTTATGTATTTTGTTGATAAATTCTTCCAAAAATATATACCTGAAACAGTAAAATACTTCTTGAAACCTTTATTTACCATGATAGTTGTTGTTCCTATAACATTGATTGCTTTAGGTCCTATAGGAACAGTACTAAGTGATTATGTAGGGGTTGGAGTTACAAATATGATGGATACCATTGGTGGGATAGCCATGCCAATTCTTGCGGCATTTTACCCTTACATGGTTATGTTAGGGTTAGATAAAGCTATAATGCCAATAGGGTTTAACAGTGTTGCATCAATTGGATATGACCCAGTTGTTATGGTTATGGGATTCATCTCTAACTTGTGTATTGGTGGAACTGCCTTAGCCGTAGCTACTACAATTAAAAATGATAAAAGCAAGAAAGGCATGATTACTTCCTTTGGTGTGACGGCACTTTGTGGTGTTACAGAACCAGCATTTTATGGAGCGCTAATCATGAGACCGAAAGTATTGATCGGAACGGCAATCGGAGCTGTGAGCGCAGGATTAGTTGCTGGTATTTTCGGATTAGTAAGCTATGTTATGGGAGGGTGTCCAGGCTTACTGACTGCTTTGTTTTTTATGGATAATGATGGTGGATTTGGAAATCTATTTTTAGCTGCCATTGTGGCAATTGTGGCAATTGTTGTATCTTTTGTAGCAAGCAAGATCATTTTGTCTAAAACAGAAGCAAATAAGAATGCTAAGTTTGAACCAGAATTAGATAAAGTGCTTTGA
- a CDS encoding M81 family metallopeptidase: MKIMIAQFIIESNANIPYKSNLEDFNLLFGEDCIQEMKCKDVFIREGIEIIPSIYANANAGGVLEKPAFDYIERRILEDVKKHLHEIDGIFLHLHGASEVAELDGGSGDHHILKMIRQLVGPYLPIAVVCDPHGNLSKEYVESTTMIRSYRHSPHTDIQETIEFVCEMLVTFLRNRQNITPVYRKLPMILGGEQSVSADEPVKSINKYMDKLEEDPNILSCSWHVGYLRHDTDVAGCGIVVIPATGDDQEYANEVADKLAKYVWDKRYEFHYTGLTAQPEEAMKMAIEYEDKPVFITDSGDNVTSGSVGCNTFILRQVLELNHTKSKAKRFLFAGINDSKTLNELIKCEVGETLSISLGMNLDELSAKVDLDVIVSAKGYLAGYAYTSEGDFGNCITVTVKGKPIDIIVSGNNHPFVELHQFHAAGIDYKDYDIIIVKQGYIFPELKAAGKLNVMSLTGGATLQDTARLPFKRIMRPMFPIDNI, translated from the coding sequence ATGAAAATTATGATTGCACAATTTATTATTGAATCAAATGCTAACATCCCATATAAAAGCAACTTGGAAGATTTTAATCTTTTATTTGGAGAAGATTGTATTCAGGAGATGAAATGCAAAGATGTGTTTATAAGAGAGGGAATAGAAATTATCCCTTCCATTTATGCAAACGCAAATGCTGGTGGTGTTTTAGAGAAACCAGCATTTGACTACATTGAAAGGAGAATATTGGAAGATGTGAAAAAACATCTTCACGAAATTGATGGAATTTTTCTTCATCTCCATGGAGCAAGCGAAGTAGCAGAATTAGATGGAGGCTCAGGTGATCACCACATATTGAAGATGATTCGCCAATTAGTTGGACCTTATTTACCAATAGCGGTTGTTTGTGATCCACATGGCAACTTATCCAAAGAATATGTAGAAAGCACCACAATGATCCGCAGCTATCGACATTCCCCGCATACAGACATACAAGAAACAATAGAGTTTGTATGTGAAATGCTAGTTACATTCTTAAGAAATCGGCAAAATATTACACCGGTATATCGTAAACTGCCAATGATCTTGGGAGGCGAACAGAGTGTTTCAGCTGATGAACCTGTAAAATCCATCAATAAATATATGGATAAATTGGAGGAAGATCCGAATATCCTTAGCTGTTCGTGGCATGTAGGCTACCTGCGTCATGATACCGACGTTGCAGGGTGTGGTATTGTGGTCATCCCGGCAACAGGTGATGATCAGGAATATGCAAATGAAGTTGCAGATAAACTAGCAAAATATGTATGGGATAAACGTTATGAATTTCATTATACTGGATTAACTGCACAGCCTGAAGAGGCGATGAAAATGGCAATAGAGTATGAAGATAAACCTGTGTTTATTACTGATTCTGGTGATAATGTAACATCTGGCTCTGTGGGATGTAATACATTCATATTACGCCAAGTGTTAGAACTAAATCATACCAAATCTAAAGCAAAGAGGTTTTTGTTTGCTGGTATTAATGATTCAAAAACATTAAATGAGTTGATTAAATGTGAAGTAGGAGAGACACTATCTATTTCTTTAGGAATGAATTTGGATGAGTTATCTGCCAAAGTTGATTTAGATGTTATAGTCAGTGCTAAAGGATATCTGGCCGGTTATGCTTACACAAGTGAAGGAGATTTTGGAAATTGTATCACTGTTACTGTTAAAGGCAAACCAATTGATATCATCGTTTCAGGAAATAATCATCCTTTTGTGGAATTACATCAGTTTCATGCTGCTGGTATTGATTATAAAGACTATGACATTATTATTGTAAAACAAGGATATATTTTTCCTGAATTAAAAGCTGCGGGGAAATTAAATGTTATGTCATTAACAGGAGGAGCAACACTTCAGGATACAGCAAGGCTGCCATTTAAACGCATTATGCGTCCTATGTTTCCCATTGATAATATATAA
- a CDS encoding PTS sugar transporter subunit IIA, whose protein sequence is MFKNMFMKKVEFSKTIELKAYATGSIMKLEDIPDPVFAEKMMGDGIAIVPAEGNISSPVNGVIMHVFPTKHAISIKTANGAEILLHIGLETVSMNGEGFTVHVTEGKKVKVGDALVTVDLDMVKKRAKNTVIPIIIVNTKEMLKIDKPLLSGNVTIAKETILAVTAK, encoded by the coding sequence ATGTTTAAAAATATGTTTATGAAAAAAGTTGAATTTTCAAAAACGATCGAATTAAAGGCATATGCAACAGGTAGTATAATGAAGCTAGAAGATATTCCTGATCCTGTTTTTGCAGAAAAAATGATGGGTGATGGCATTGCCATTGTGCCAGCTGAAGGAAATATAAGTTCTCCAGTAAATGGGGTTATCATGCATGTTTTTCCCACAAAACATGCCATTAGCATTAAAACTGCAAATGGTGCTGAAATCTTACTCCATATTGGATTGGAAACCGTTTCTATGAACGGGGAGGGATTTACTGTGCATGTTACAGAAGGAAAAAAGGTTAAAGTCGGAGATGCGCTTGTAACTGTTGATCTAGATATGGTGAAAAAACGAGCAAAAAATACTGTTATTCCAATAATTATTGTGAATACAAAGGAAATGCTGAAAATTGATAAGCCATTACTATCGGGAAATGTTACTATAGCCAAAGAGACAATCTTAGCAGTTACAGCAAAATAG